Proteins from a genomic interval of Methanoplanus endosymbiosus:
- a CDS encoding arsenate reductase ArsC: MTKKKVLFVCTHNSARSQMAEGYLNFSYGDRYEAFSAGTEVTSVNPYAIRAMNEIGVDISSHRSKRIDEFFGVRMDCIVTVCDCARETCPMFLWAKKRIHGDFSDPTSASGSDGEIMDIFRNVRDEIIEFIDVEFGDERDF; encoded by the coding sequence ATGACGAAGAAGAAGGTTCTGTTTGTATGTACTCATAACAGTGCAAGGTCACAGATGGCTGAAGGGTATCTGAATTTTTCTTATGGAGATAGATATGAGGCGTTTTCAGCCGGAACTGAGGTTACTTCCGTAAATCCTTATGCCATCAGGGCTATGAATGAGATTGGCGTTGACATATCTTCTCATCGTTCTAAGAGAATTGATGAGTTTTTTGGAGTCCGGATGGATTGTATTGTAACTGTCTGTGATTGTGCCAGGGAGACATGCCCTATGTTTCTCTGGGCAAAGAAGAGGATTCACGGGGATTTTTCTGATCCAACGTCCGCTTCCGGCAGTGACGGGGAGATTATGGATATTTTCCGGAATGTAAGGGATGAGATTATTGAATTTATTGATGTGGAGTTTGGAGATGAAAGGGATTTCTGA
- a CDS encoding nucleotidyltransferase family protein, with protein MNPSYNSKSTEKTGSSDNPKTSENNCGDNNSNDKPLNDTPHTIPHIMSSALSHITSPVNLLKKSEGEIFQKFGVLRIGIFGSYVRGTDTPDSDVDVFVEFREGEKTFDNYMELKFYLESLFKRNVDLVTYDGLNPHIRDDVMSEVIYVT; from the coding sequence ATGAATCCATCATATAATTCAAAATCAACAGAAAAAACTGGCTCATCAGATAACCCGAAAACATCAGAGAATAATTGTGGCGACAATAATAGTAATGATAAGCCACTGAATGATACACCACATACAATACCACACATTATGTCATCTGCACTGTCACACATAACATCACCAGTTAACCTCCTGAAAAAATCTGAGGGTGAAATATTTCAGAAGTTCGGGGTATTAAGGATTGGCATATTTGGCTCATATGTTAGGGGAACAGATACTCCGGATAGTGATGTTGATGTATTTGTTGAATTCAGGGAAGGAGAAAAAACTTTTGACAATTATATGGAACTTAAATTCTATCTTGAATCCCTCTTTAAGAGAAATGTTGACCTTGTCACATATGACGGTTTAAACCCACATATCCGGGATGACGTGATGAGTGAGGTTATTTATGTCACGTGA
- a CDS encoding putative zinc-binding protein, protein MADKILVTCSGISITGKLTEQAAKAFMQRNPGVFEGHISASGLSDGGVGLFPDGVSVVVFDGCSDCCSCKRLKPLGVEPALHITATDFGIEKRGMDEPTFWEIDILSSELRKAVRRL, encoded by the coding sequence ATGGCTGATAAGATTCTTGTGACCTGTTCGGGTATTTCAATTACAGGTAAGCTTACTGAGCAGGCTGCAAAGGCCTTTATGCAGAGAAACCCCGGAGTTTTTGAGGGGCATATCTCTGCTTCCGGTCTGAGTGACGGAGGTGTTGGTCTATTTCCGGATGGCGTGAGTGTTGTTGTTTTTGACGGATGTTCTGACTGCTGTTCATGTAAGAGATTAAAGCCGCTTGGGGTTGAGCCTGCCCTTCATATAACTGCCACAGACTTTGGTATTGAGAAGAGGGGTATGGATGAGCCTACATTTTGGGAGATTGATATTCTCTCTTCTGAGCTTAGGAAGGCTGTCAGGAGGCTTTGA
- the drmB gene encoding DUF1998 domain-containing protein — protein MAYNLGKLRRSAVLMTHGPGSVVDFRAGDAAVSAVVSGLDSWDWDFGPEGLKNEQVIFEERLQKKLGVNGFRLPPVVEEDFFGNRKTEKALSAVRFPNWLQCPECKKIGPSDKWMEDPGSAGLYCPSCSNRKPGRQKAYVVPVRFVIACKSGHLDDFPWHWWVNHEENCNNKKQRSFLKLESKGAGLAGIILSCPECGAFKSLDGIFGEKALKGLTCSGRRPWLYGKNEECDQTPRVLQRGASNLYFPVIESALSIPPWSDELREEIGTYWNDIINTDDEDRISFVRILAKNSLKKTLEYLHMTPEELVRKIKSRKKMYEKIDPERIKDEEYLQFTLGTDTRREDGGEFETRKESVPENIRPYINGIVRAVRLREVRAIRGFTRINPPGDEDDINISPISVAKKDWLPAIEVRGEGIFIDFNKETLNRWKKGESVCKRAAELNFRMAEDWMKKYGSKTPPRKITPRFLLIHTFAHALMRQLTLECGYSSASLRERLYVSENTHESEEMAGLLIYTASPDSDGTLGGLQRQGESGRIEETIISAIKSMEWCSSDPLCITGMMAVPESHSFASCHGCCMAPETSCEEFNRFLDRSMLIGDNDDPESGFFRKLLG, from the coding sequence ATGGCATATAATCTTGGCAAACTCAGAAGGAGTGCAGTTCTTATGACACACGGGCCAGGTTCAGTAGTTGACTTCAGGGCAGGAGATGCTGCTGTATCAGCTGTAGTTTCCGGTCTTGATTCTTGGGACTGGGATTTCGGACCTGAAGGCCTTAAAAATGAGCAGGTTATTTTTGAAGAAAGACTCCAGAAAAAACTCGGAGTAAACGGATTTCGTCTGCCGCCTGTTGTTGAGGAAGATTTTTTTGGGAACAGGAAAACAGAAAAGGCCCTTTCAGCAGTCAGATTCCCAAACTGGCTGCAGTGTCCGGAATGCAAAAAAATCGGACCTTCAGATAAATGGATGGAAGATCCGGGAAGTGCAGGGCTTTACTGCCCCTCATGTTCAAACAGAAAACCAGGGAGACAGAAAGCATATGTTGTCCCTGTAAGATTCGTCATTGCCTGTAAATCCGGCCATCTTGATGATTTTCCCTGGCACTGGTGGGTAAATCATGAGGAAAACTGTAACAATAAAAAACAAAGGAGTTTTCTAAAACTTGAATCAAAAGGGGCAGGTCTTGCAGGTATTATTCTAAGCTGTCCGGAATGTGGTGCATTCAAATCACTTGACGGAATATTTGGTGAAAAGGCACTGAAGGGTTTAACATGCTCCGGAAGAAGGCCATGGCTGTATGGTAAAAATGAAGAATGTGACCAAACTCCAAGAGTTCTTCAGAGAGGAGCTTCAAATCTCTATTTTCCGGTAATAGAATCTGCGCTTAGTATTCCGCCATGGTCAGATGAACTCAGGGAAGAGATTGGAACTTACTGGAATGATATAATTAATACTGATGATGAAGACAGAATCAGTTTTGTCAGAATACTCGCAAAGAACAGCCTGAAAAAAACACTTGAGTATCTCCATATGACACCGGAAGAACTTGTCAGGAAAATCAAATCAAGAAAAAAAATGTATGAAAAAATAGATCCTGAAAGAATAAAGGATGAGGAGTATCTGCAGTTTACTCTTGGTACAGATACCAGAAGAGAGGATGGGGGTGAATTTGAAACAAGAAAAGAATCTGTTCCTGAAAATATCAGACCATATATTAATGGAATTGTACGTGCTGTAAGACTCAGGGAGGTCCGTGCAATCAGAGGTTTTACGAGGATCAATCCTCCGGGAGATGAGGATGACATAAATATATCTCCAATATCTGTTGCAAAAAAAGACTGGCTTCCTGCAATTGAAGTCAGGGGAGAGGGTATATTCATAGATTTTAATAAGGAAACTCTTAACAGGTGGAAAAAAGGAGAATCTGTATGTAAAAGGGCAGCAGAACTGAATTTCAGGATGGCGGAGGACTGGATGAAGAAATACGGGAGCAAAACGCCACCCAGAAAAATAACCCCACGTTTTCTCCTTATACATACCTTTGCACATGCCCTCATGCGCCAGCTGACACTGGAATGCGGTTATTCATCAGCTTCACTGAGAGAAAGACTTTATGTAAGCGAAAACACTCATGAATCAGAAGAAATGGCAGGTCTTCTGATTTACACTGCAAGTCCGGATTCTGACGGAACACTTGGAGGACTTCAGAGGCAGGGTGAATCCGGAAGAATTGAGGAGACAATTATTTCAGCGATAAAGTCGATGGAATGGTGTTCTTCCGATCCCCTGTGTATTACAGGGATGATGGCAGTTCCGGAAAGCCATTCATTTGCATCATGTCATGGTTGCTGTATGGCACCTGAAACATCCTGTGAAGAGTTCAACCGTTTTCTTGACAGGAGTATGCTAATCGGAGATAATGATGATCCTGAATCCGGATTTTTCAGGAAATTATTAGGTTGA
- a CDS encoding aromatic aminobenezylarsenical efflux permease ArsG family transporter, with amino-acid sequence MTGFMEAMGMSSIPVIAAFFIGLMTAFSPCPLATNIAAVAYISGKGENFRRTLSAGILYAGGRAFGYILVAALVVWFGVGVVPVSAFLRSYGEMLLGPFLLIIGVVILKEFTFDIPGISGKDYSGRLKVWLFERGISGSFGLGFIFALSFCPFSAALFFGMLIPVAIKNSDALFVPASFALGTAIPVILVSVLLAGGISGAAKFMGRVNEADKYIRTAAGYIFIAGGVYYIVLWIKGMLL; translated from the coding sequence TTGACAGGGTTTATGGAGGCAATGGGAATGAGCAGCATTCCCGTTATTGCCGCATTTTTCATAGGGCTTATGACGGCCTTCAGCCCCTGTCCGCTTGCAACCAATATAGCGGCAGTTGCTTATATCTCAGGGAAGGGTGAGAATTTCCGGAGGACTTTGTCAGCCGGAATTCTTTATGCCGGTGGCCGGGCTTTTGGATATATCCTCGTTGCAGCACTGGTTGTCTGGTTTGGAGTTGGTGTTGTACCTGTCTCAGCGTTTTTACGCAGTTATGGTGAGATGCTCCTTGGGCCGTTTCTTCTGATTATCGGGGTTGTAATTTTAAAGGAGTTCACTTTTGATATTCCCGGTATCTCGGGTAAGGATTATTCCGGCAGGCTGAAAGTCTGGCTCTTTGAGCGTGGTATTTCTGGCAGTTTCGGGCTTGGGTTTATTTTTGCTCTGAGTTTCTGCCCGTTTAGTGCAGCACTCTTCTTTGGGATGTTAATTCCGGTTGCCATTAAGAATTCGGATGCCCTCTTTGTTCCTGCCTCTTTTGCCCTTGGTACTGCGATTCCGGTAATCCTGGTTTCTGTGCTGCTTGCAGGCGGAATTTCGGGTGCTGCGAAGTTTATGGGCAGGGTGAATGAGGCTGATAAGTATATCCGGACTGCTGCCGGTTATATTTTCATTGCCGGAGGAGTTTATTATATTGTGTTGTGGATTAAAGGGATGTTATTATGA
- a CDS encoding winged helix-turn-helix domain-containing protein produces MNRPFEGIFGNTCELRILEFLLPLREIKFNVTELAEEAKISRVTAGRVIKKFAEWNILNVHDRGVTEYSINPDSPIVKSVDALNNAIIGEMLGEEKLNEISEYISERQNVQNSKSTAFSSGINGSSNTDNSDSNNGYNTGGDDGNDPVPGYCGEEHKYVCHGHKGER; encoded by the coding sequence ATGAATCGTCCTTTTGAAGGAATATTTGGCAATACCTGTGAGCTGAGAATACTTGAATTTCTCCTGCCGCTTAGGGAGATTAAATTCAATGTTACAGAACTGGCTGAAGAGGCTAAAATTTCACGGGTTACTGCCGGCAGGGTTATAAAAAAATTTGCTGAATGGAATATACTTAATGTTCATGATCGTGGTGTTACTGAATATTCGATAAATCCGGATTCTCCAATTGTAAAGAGTGTAGACGCACTAAACAATGCAATTATTGGAGAGATGCTTGGCGAAGAGAAATTAAATGAAATTTCAGAGTACATCTCTGAAAGGCAAAATGTTCAGAATTCAAAGAGCACGGCATTTTCATCCGGAATAAATGGTAGCAGCAATACTGACAATAGTGACAGCAATAACGGTTACAATACCGGTGGGGATGATGGTAATGATCCGGTGCCCGGATACTGCGGAGAGGAGCATAAATATGTCTGTCACGGTCATAAAGGGGAAAGGTAA
- a CDS encoding ArsR/SmtB family transcription factor: MTEENLNEEGCPELPVGVEKSLCDCGGIEGLKECLPAETDIEAICNIHRVLADQNRMKILAMLNVQPLCVCVIKVIMDIADSKLSYHLSVLKKAGFVTGEQQGNWIVYNLTEKGREWFLSGNL, from the coding sequence ATGACAGAAGAAAACCTGAATGAAGAGGGTTGTCCTGAACTTCCCGTGGGTGTAGAGAAGTCACTCTGTGACTGTGGGGGAATTGAAGGATTAAAAGAGTGTCTGCCTGCTGAAACAGATATTGAGGCCATCTGTAACATTCATCGTGTACTTGCCGATCAGAACCGGATGAAGATACTTGCAATGCTTAATGTTCAGCCGCTCTGTGTCTGTGTTATAAAGGTGATAATGGATATTGCTGATTCAAAGCTCTCTTATCATCTGTCTGTTCTGAAGAAAGCCGGATTTGTTACAGGGGAGCAGCAGGGTAACTGGATTGTGTATAATCTCACTGAAAAGGGGAGAGAGTGGTTTTTATCCGGAAATCTGTAA
- a CDS encoding nitrophenyl compound nitroreductase subunit ArsF family protein, which yields MRIIVKTGIIITLLSVFFIAGCTDNRDGSMPGSADTANSGAEKIELYHFYTDSQCYSCVVLGELANDTVQKYYKPELDSGRLVFAHINIDDEENSEISERYGAAGSSLWIGVYNSEGEFYKEDLVGAWYRLSDPESYSEYLRGILDPLLGGSS from the coding sequence ATGAGAATTATTGTTAAAACCGGAATTATAATCACTTTACTCTCTGTTTTTTTCATTGCGGGGTGTACTGATAATAGAGATGGCAGCATGCCGGGTTCTGCTGATACAGCAAATTCCGGTGCTGAAAAAATTGAGCTGTATCATTTCTATACTGACAGCCAGTGTTACTCATGTGTAGTTCTTGGTGAACTTGCAAATGATACTGTACAGAAGTATTACAAACCTGAGCTTGATTCCGGAAGGCTCGTATTTGCCCACATCAATATTGATGATGAGGAGAATTCAGAGATCTCTGAGAGATACGGAGCTGCCGGTTCTTCGCTCTGGATTGGTGTCTATAACAGTGAGGGTGAGTTTTATAAGGAAGATCTCGTTGGTGCCTGGTACAGGCTCAGCGATCCTGAATCATATTCAGAATACCTGAGGGGTATTCTTGATCCTCTGCTGGGTGGCAGTAGTTGA
- a CDS encoding ATP-binding protein encodes MQELTKLEILEILNDWNYWNRDFEEYIPRQEYLDRIKLFRRSGEIIVLTGIRRSGKSTLLKLEMQSLAEEKSKKELLYIYFEDPRLSDNLNTKTLDLILEVYRENINPDGEIFLFLDEIQNVSGWEKWVRTAYELKKAKIYVTGSSSKLLSGETATSIGGRYLNIDVYPLTFREYLIFKGIKCTDLMEYTIRKTDINRFFTEYLRYGGFPRIATVEEDLKKEELISYFNTILLKDIMARYGLKNYDKLKTLAEYILSNDTKQNSISSIGKALKYGYNTTGDYIDYLKQVYMLFEIRNYNYSLKKQIASDTKYYTTDTGFVNTLSFSFSGNTGRLFENIVFNELKRRGGEIFFLNANGHECDFIVKSGDKITECFQVCYKLNEYNKKRETEGLLMACRKFGLKTGFIITESYSEAFYEDEIKIELIPITAFLLKIPVS; translated from the coding sequence ATGCAGGAACTCACAAAACTTGAGATCCTGGAGATCCTGAATGACTGGAATTACTGGAACAGGGACTTTGAAGAATACATCCCAAGACAGGAATACCTTGACAGGATAAAACTCTTCAGGAGATCAGGAGAAATAATTGTCCTGACCGGGATTCGGAGGAGTGGAAAATCAACTCTCCTTAAACTTGAAATGCAGTCTTTAGCAGAGGAAAAAAGCAAAAAAGAACTGCTCTATATCTATTTCGAAGACCCAAGACTATCAGACAACCTGAACACAAAAACACTTGACCTAATCCTTGAAGTGTACAGGGAGAACATAAACCCGGATGGTGAAATCTTCCTCTTCCTTGATGAAATCCAAAACGTTTCCGGATGGGAAAAATGGGTCAGAACTGCCTATGAATTAAAAAAAGCAAAAATCTACGTAACCGGGTCATCATCAAAACTTCTCTCAGGAGAAACTGCAACGTCAATTGGTGGCAGGTACCTGAACATTGACGTCTATCCCTTAACCTTCCGGGAATACCTCATCTTTAAGGGAATAAAATGCACAGACCTCATGGAATACACTATAAGAAAAACTGATATAAACCGCTTCTTCACTGAATATCTTAGATACGGAGGATTTCCGCGAATTGCAACCGTAGAAGAAGACTTAAAAAAAGAGGAACTGATCTCATATTTCAATACAATACTGTTAAAAGACATAATGGCCCGATACGGGCTTAAAAACTACGACAAACTAAAAACACTTGCCGAATACATACTCTCAAACGACACAAAACAAAACAGCATAAGCAGCATAGGAAAAGCACTAAAATACGGGTATAACACAACCGGAGATTACATTGACTACCTAAAACAGGTCTATATGCTCTTTGAAATCAGAAATTACAATTACTCCCTTAAAAAACAGATAGCATCTGATACCAAATACTATACAACAGATACGGGTTTTGTAAACACTCTTTCGTTCTCATTCTCAGGAAATACAGGCAGACTGTTTGAAAATATCGTCTTCAACGAACTTAAGCGAAGAGGTGGGGAGATATTTTTCCTGAACGCTAATGGCCATGAATGTGACTTCATTGTTAAATCCGGTGATAAAATAACAGAATGCTTTCAGGTCTGCTACAAACTTAACGAATATAACAAAAAAAGAGAGACTGAAGGACTCCTCATGGCCTGCAGGAAATTCGGGCTGAAAACGGGCTTTATCATAACCGAGAGCTATTCCGAAGCATTTTATGAAGATGAAATAAAGATAGAACTAATCCCTATAACAGCGTTTCTGTTAAAAATCCCGGTTAGCTGA
- a CDS encoding NERD domain-containing protein produces MAKMWPADIPADIRENILRSAEIRVFEKFRQELDDSFIVFYSRPWLGLTRYGEEVDGECDFVVAHREYGILTIEVKGGGISYNPETDVWKTTDRNGINIRIKNPVFQAKNSKYQILDKLNRSPLWRTRRIRNAHGVIFPDSVMPERDLGMDAPLDIFCFEAEFETDLNGWICDMMKAGSEPEFGKNPLGDDGINALEDLLARPFRLHYPLGNMIRDDENEIRYQTQQQFHLFEMMKKIRKIAVYGAAGTGKTVLAAEEALRCADENKKVLFVCYNSPLAEYLDKKIGYKRNIDVFTFHKLCSDSAAKADLKIPSNVPEDILFRYVYPYLLTEAFRTGNIPRYDVLIIDEGQDFFRNWTDAIMETLNPDGPGTARIFLDNNQRIYGSLNSVPAEFERSPLVLSRNLRNTKKIFNASEKYYSGSPVTPAGPDGVDIEYCYTKPIVPEIRKTLEKTVQRLICDEKILPEDITVLAPSVSELKKINPADKIGDYYTTDAGNTAEGYICADSLRRFKGLESSVLIIIGTPDIYATDELMYTGITRAKSMLIFIGSDFQKLKSQSDLQ; encoded by the coding sequence ATGGCAAAAATGTGGCCGGCAGATATTCCTGCCGATATAAGGGAAAATATTCTCAGAAGTGCTGAAATCCGTGTTTTTGAGAAATTCAGACAGGAACTGGATGACAGTTTTATTGTTTTTTACTCAAGACCATGGCTTGGTCTGACAAGGTATGGTGAGGAAGTTGATGGGGAGTGTGATTTTGTTGTTGCCCACAGAGAATACGGAATTCTGACAATAGAAGTCAAAGGAGGAGGAATCTCATATAATCCCGAAACAGATGTCTGGAAGACCACAGACCGCAACGGAATAAATATCAGAATAAAAAATCCTGTTTTTCAGGCTAAAAATTCCAAATATCAGATTCTTGATAAGCTTAACAGATCACCACTGTGGAGAACAAGGAGAATCAGGAATGCACACGGTGTTATTTTCCCGGATTCCGTTATGCCAGAAAGGGATCTTGGCATGGATGCACCTCTTGATATTTTCTGCTTTGAGGCTGAATTTGAAACAGATTTAAATGGCTGGATTTGTGACATGATGAAAGCAGGATCTGAACCTGAGTTTGGCAAAAATCCTCTCGGTGATGACGGAATAAATGCACTTGAGGACCTGCTTGCAAGACCTTTCAGACTTCATTATCCTCTTGGAAATATGATCCGGGATGATGAAAATGAAATCCGTTACCAGACTCAGCAGCAGTTTCATCTATTTGAAATGATGAAAAAAATCAGAAAAATTGCAGTCTACGGAGCAGCAGGAACCGGTAAAACTGTCCTGGCTGCTGAAGAAGCTCTCAGATGTGCTGACGAAAATAAAAAGGTTCTTTTCGTCTGCTACAACAGTCCTCTTGCAGAATATCTTGATAAAAAAATAGGTTATAAAAGAAACATAGATGTTTTTACTTTTCATAAATTATGCAGTGATTCAGCAGCAAAAGCAGATCTAAAAATTCCTTCCAATGTACCTGAGGATATACTTTTCAGATATGTATATCCTTACCTTTTAACAGAGGCTTTCAGAACCGGAAATATTCCCCGTTATGATGTGTTGATTATTGATGAGGGACAGGATTTTTTCAGAAACTGGACGGATGCCATCATGGAAACTTTAAATCCGGATGGTCCGGGTACTGCAAGAATATTTCTGGATAATAATCAGAGAATTTATGGTTCCTTAAATTCAGTACCTGCCGAATTTGAGAGATCACCCTTAGTTCTTTCAAGAAATCTCAGAAATACAAAAAAGATATTTAATGCATCTGAAAAATATTACTCCGGTTCACCGGTGACTCCTGCCGGACCTGACGGTGTTGACATTGAATACTGTTACACCAAGCCAATCGTCCCAGAAATAAGAAAAACACTTGAAAAAACTGTTCAGAGGCTGATTTGTGATGAAAAAATACTGCCAGAGGATATTACAGTTCTGGCACCTTCTGTTTCAGAACTAAAAAAGATAAATCCTGCCGATAAAATAGGAGATTATTATACAACTGATGCCGGAAACACTGCTGAAGGGTATATATGTGCAGACTCCCTCAGAAGATTTAAGGGTCTGGAAAGCAGTGTGCTTATAATTATTGGAACACCGGATATTTATGCAACAGATGAACTGATGTATACCGGAATAACAAGAGCAAAATCAATGCTTATTTTCATTGGAAGTGATTTTCAGAAGTTGAAATCTCAATCAGACCTTCAATAA